Below is a genomic region from Triticum dicoccoides isolate Atlit2015 ecotype Zavitan chromosome 5A, WEW_v2.0, whole genome shotgun sequence.
ATGTATAGATATACAAAATACAGTAGTATATATCTACTGGGAAGTGGTATACATAGTGTGTTCCCCACCCGGAATCGTGGCGATGGAGCCGACAGAGGACATTGAGTTCCTCTGGAAGTGGCGCAAGTACCTGCTGCTGCTCGCCACGCTGGTCGCCAGCGTCACCTACGGCGCCGGCCTCAACCCGCCCGGCGGCGTGTGGTCCAAGGACCACGATGGAGGCAACACCCCACAGCAGCGCCCCGGCGCCGTCAACCCGCCGGCGCCCCCGTCCCTTGCGGTGTCCCCGGCGCCGGCGGTCTACCCATTCCGCGTCGGCGATCCCGTGCTGGTGTCCACCTACTCGGCCCGGTACACCGCCTTCTTCTACTGCAACGCCACAGCCTTCGTGGCGTCGCTGGTCATCATCATGTTCCTGCTGGACCGGCGCCTCAGCGGCAACCGCGTCGGCCTCACCGTGCTCCGCTCCGCCATGCTGCTTGACCTGCTGGCTCTCATGGCCGCCTTCGCTGCCGGGAGCTGCCGCAGCGTGCCTGGGTCCATCTATGTCTCCTTGCTcttcgccgtcgtcttcgtctacGTCGCCATCCACCTCCGCGTGGCCTCGAGGACGGAAGCGCCGGCCGCGGACGCGGAGGAGAAGAGgcgcctcaaggagcagcgcaagtTCCTGCTGCTGCTGGCCACCTTCGCGACCCCGCTGGCGTACGGCGCGGGGCTGGCGCCACCGGGAGGCTTCTGGAGCGAGACCCAGGATATGCACCGCGCCGGCGCTCCGCTGCTGCACGACGGGCCCTACAAGATCCGCTACCACATATTCTTCTACGCCAATGCCAACTCCTTCGTGGCCTCCCTCGCCATCATCATGCTGCTCATGAGCAGGACGCTAAGCGACCGTCTCGTCCGGTCCAAAGCTTTGCTTGTGTGCGTCCTGGGGGAACTGCTTGGCCTCATGATCGCTTATGCCGCCGGGAGCTGCAGGTGGATCCCCACCACCGTGTACATCGTCTCCCTCGTCGGCGCCGTGGCCATCTACATTGTGTTGGTGTCAGCGTTCGGCCTCGACGCGATCGAAGAATGGCGTAAGAAACTCGTTGCCTGTGTTGGCCTTGGGCCAAAAGGTGATGGGCAAGAAGTTGCAGCGAGGACAATCAACATCGGTGCTCGGCAAGAAGTTGCAGCGAGGACAATCAACATCGAAGAAAAGCTGGAGCAGACGCGGTCGCTTGTGCTGCTGCTGGCCACGCTGGCGGCGACGGTGACGTACCAGGCAGGGCTGAGCCCGCCGGGCGGCGTCTGGCCCGAAGGGCATCAGAATCGCATCGCGGGGAACCCGGTTCTCCACGACATGCACCTCAAGAGGTACATGGCCTTCTACCACTGCAACACGGCGGCGTTCGTGGCGTCCGtggttgtcatcatcatcgtcCAGAGCAAGGTGCTGAGCACCGTCTGGGGTGCCATGCTCCTCAAGACTGCCATGATACTGGACCTGTTCGGCCTCATGGGCGCCTATGTCGCCGGGAGCTGCCGGGATCCCACCACCACCATCTTCGTCGCCGCGCTGGCCGTCGCCGTCTTCCTCTACACCATGGCCAAGGTCGTGGGCAAGCAGAGCTGGCTGGCACGGTGGGTGCAACGCATGCTTGTAGCGTTGCTCCCCCCTGAGTTGCCCCGGAAAGGAGGAGGAGACGCACCTCAAGTTATCAACCTCCCCGACGAGCCGTCCCAGCAAGGAGGAGAAGCACCTCAAGAAGCTTTCCATGTCATCCACAATCCTGACGAGTCGTCCCGGCAAGGAGAAGAAGCGGCGCATGTTCCTGCTGCTGCTGTTGTGCACCTTGGTGGCGAGTCGTTCCGGCAAAGAGGAGAAGAAGCAACTCAAGGTGCGGCACAAGTTCCTCCGCTTGGATCTGAGCGTATTCTTGAAGAAAAAAAGCTCGAGAGGAAGCGCAAGTTCTTGCTGCAACTCGCCATCCTCGCCGCCACCGTCACGTACCAGACAGGGCTGAACCCGCCGGGCGGATTCTGGACGGAGAGCAATGGGGATAAGTTAGTCACCGCCGGCGACCCAATCCTCCTCGACTACTACGGGGTCAGATACCAGGTGTTCTTCTACTGCAACGCGGCGGGGTTCATGGCGTCCGTCACCGTCATTCTCCTCCTGGTGAACCAGACGTTGTCCAAGCCGGGCATCCGGACCAAGGCGCTCTACGTATGCGTCATGGTCGGGCTACTGGGCCTCATGGGCGCCTACGCCGCAGGCAGCTGCCGGAAGCTGCGCACCTCCATCTATGTCTTTGCACTCGTGGCGGCCGTCGTGGCCTTCCTCATCCTGGAGATCCTACTTCATTGGCTCGGGCGCAGGGGTTGGTCCAAGTGCCTCCCTAAGTGCCTAACGAGGCTGTTTGAGACATTGTCGACTGGGCCGGGCGGTGGCAGCAAGAACAAGAGCGATCAGGAGGTGATCACCACCGTGGATAAACTAGAGAGCGAGGACTATGAGAAGCGTAAGTACCTGATGGTGCTCGGCATCCTGGCGGCGAGCGTGACGTACCAGGCTGGTCTCGCGCCTCCCGGCGGCACGTGGGGCGACGACGATACCGCTTCGTCGTCGCCCTTGCCGTCCCCATCGGCACACCCACCCACCGTCGCCGGCAACCCGATCCTGCTTGACTTCAATGCTGCACGGTACCAGGCCTTCTTCTACTGCAACGCAACGTCGTTCGTGGCCTCGGTCGTCGTCATCTTGATGCTGCTGCAACGCACCACGAAGAAGCAGCAGCCCGGCGCGCCACTGCGGGCATTGCAGACCGCTGTGGTCCTGGACCTGCTCGGCCTGCTGGGCGCGTACGCCGCTGGCAGCTGCAGGGACTGGGAGACGTCATCGTACGTCATCGCGCTCGTCGCGGCAGTGGTCGTCTTCACCTTGATCTACGTGTTGTTGTCATTCAACGTCGTGCGGGCAAAGGCCGAGGAGCTCACGGTGTGGAAATACTTTTCACAAAAGGGGTTGAACTACTCGGGAGCACGCAATGATCATGATCAGCCTGCCGGAAATGGTgtgtaattaattaattatttcttCTTATTCCATAAAAAACTAGTTAATTATTCTTGTTTACATTCCCTTGGTTTGAAGTTTATTTTTTCCGAGTATTCCCTTGATTTGCAGTGCTGTTGATCGGACAACTCATGTaagattattttattttattttattttttgctgggAAACTTGTTTCTGGTTTTGATGTACACAATATATGAACTACGTGTATATTTTCATTCATGGAAAAACAAACTACCTGTGTACATTTGTACATTTTGATTAAGTTCAGTTCAGTTTTCAATTGTTTAGTTGGAGGGGATTCTGTTTCGATGCTTTTGTGTATCTCACACAACAAACAAAAAACAATTTTCGAGTCACCTTGACCGGATGTTTTTCTGGCAGAGTTTTACCGGGTATTCTGGTAGCAGAGTTACCAGATTTTGGATTGCACGAAACAGATGATCGATTCGATGACATTTCAACGGATGAAAAGATAGTCAATTATCTGCAGGAAGTAGGTGATCTAAAAAAAGTAGCACCCAgagcatatatatatatgtttatagAAGGAGCCCACCCAGGTGATACGCCAGAAATCCTTTCCCGGCGGGAATCAAACCCTGGGCTCCCATCACGACCCTTGCCACTAAGCCTTGAGCGCTCGCGCCGTCGGTCGTTGTCCCTGCCTGCACACTCCCTACTCGGCCATCTAGATGCTCGAGTAGAACTATCAAACCGAAATCATCTGGTGTCGTCCTACTTGCTACTTGCTGACCTCGTAGACAATACGTCATGTGGGTCGCGTGCAACCGTGCACCTCCAGCTCGATTGCATGCTGTCATGAGTGTGATGCCAATTAAAGTAGATGTTGGGTACAGGAGGGACCAATCAAAGCGAGCTTTTGTCTGAGTGAGCATCCCATTCTTTGCGCATGGGGAGGGATGCATATCATGGAGCATCCGTGCAGAGAGAATAATCAGCAACGGATATATTATCAGCTACCATGTGTAAGCAACGTGTGCCTTTGAATGATTCGTTCCCGAAAGTGCACTCCATGGCCATGATTGTTCGTCATGGAGACGGCGGACGGACGGGACCGGATCactatataatactccctccgttctaaattacttgtcgtggttttagttcaaatttagaTGAAGGGAGTCCGTGTATATATGGTGCTCCGATTGTTGAAAGATCCAGGGATTCCTGGCTTTGCATTGATTTAGCAGAGAGCAATTGGGAAACAAAACATGGGGTGGGTGACCCGTAGGTCAAGGATTAAAGAGAAGAGAAAACGAAGAGAAAGGGGAAAAAACTAGGGTTTGGGCAAGTTACATATCTCCCAACGTATCCCCGAACGGGGGCTCTAGGTTTGTCGCGCCCGCAGCGCGCCACAGCTCGATGGCTCTTCTGATGGATGAGACTATCTGAGAGGCGGATGCCACCTTGCCTCTGAAAGTGCAATCGTTTCTTTCTGTCCATATTTCCCACAGAGTCAGGAGGATGAGGGAGTTGACAGCTTTTTTGAAAGCCGGGCTGGTGTCATTGATCATCTTGGTGGTGATGAGCAGCGTAGAGTTTGTCATCGGTTGCCATCTGACCGGGTCGACGGCATCACAACCGTTCCATGTCGCCAGCCTCTGCCAAACATCCGTGGCCAGGTTGCATTGCCAGAAGAGGTGCGTCGCCGTTTCTAGGTTTCTGAGACATAGTTGGCAGAAATAACAGTTTGGCCACCCTCTTCTTTGTAGCCTGTCATTGCACCAGATTCGTTGCTTGCTTAATAACCAGCAGAATATCTTGATTTTTCCAGCTGCCCAGGCATTCGAAATTAGCTTGTGCATAGGAGATTTGATCCTCCCCAGGAGTTGCATGTTGTAGCCTGATGCTGTAGTGTAGTTCCCTGAAGCCGTGAATTTCCAGATGATCTCGTCCGAGGTCCCCGGCTGCAGTTGTACAGCGGCAAGACGGATGCGCCTGGCCAGCCGAAGGAAATCCTGCAGCAGGCCATCCGTGTGTCCATGGGCGAGGTCTCAGATCCAAGCGTCAGCCGAGAGGGCTTCTTTGACTGTTCTGTTCTTTCTCCTCGCGTGTGCAAACAGAGCTGGGAAGGAAGCACACAAGGTCGATGATCCCAGCCAGGTACAGTGGCAGAAAGAAGCAGTTTCCCCATTGCCCATAGTCACTTTTGTTGCTGCAGCGAAAAGCCTCCTGTCATAGTCGTCGCAGGGCAGCTCCGAGCCCGCCCAGGGCCGGTCCGGGCTGCGCCAGTTGAACCAAAGCCACCGTAGCCTGAGCGCTCGCGCGAACTGCTGCACATCAAGAACGCCGAGGCCCCTGTAGTCCGTCGGGGAGCAAACTGTGGGCCAGTTGACATTGCATTTGCCGCCAGAGAGTTCGTCGTCTTGAGCCTAAAGGAAACGCCGTCTACACTTGTCTATGTCTTTGAGCAACTTTTTTGGAGCCCGCAGCACCGTCAAAGCGAATGTAGGCAGAGCCGTTAGGACGGAGCGTACTAGAACCCTACGACCTGCAATCGACATGAGGCGTCCTTTCCATGCTGCTAGTCTGGCTCTAATGCGATGAGGATGAATTGCAGATGGACTAGCCGGACGCGGGACGTGGTGATGGGAAGTCCTAAGTAGCGCAAGGGGAAGTTGACGACcgggccgccaaatccatatagcaCGTGTTGAAGGTCGATGTCTTCACAGCTAATGGGTGCTACAGACGATTTCTGTAAGTTTATGCGGAGTCCTGTGGCCTTTCTGAAGTTGTCAAGCAGCAAGAGCAAGTTGTCGATTTCTTGACGAGATGGGTTGGCGAAGATGATGGCGTCGTCGGCGTAGAGGCAAGTTCTTAGAGTTCTAATCCTACCCGGCAGGGGGGTGAGCAGGCCCTGTTCTTGTGCTCTTTCTAAAAGTCGATGCAGAACGTCGATTGCAAGGATGAACAACAACGGCGAGAGCGGGTCTCTCTGCCGTAGCCCTCTATGGTGGTCGATGGCGCGTCCAGGGCAGCCGTTTAGAACGAAGGCTGAAGAAGAACTAACTAGTAACATTGAAATCCAGTCCCTCCATCTAGCGCTAAACCCTAACTTAGCTAGGAGTTGCAGCAGGTATTCCCAGGAGACGTTGTCGAAGGCCTTGGCTATGTCTAACTTGATCAGTAGGGCAGGTGTTTTTCGACGATGCAGGGAGCGCACGACATTTTGGACATAAAGAAAACTGTCGTGGATGCATTTGGATTTCATGAAGGCTGACTGTGCTGGGGAGATTAGCTGGTTCATAAGAGGTGACAGCCGGAGCTGCAACACCTTCGCAATGAGCTTTGCCATGGAGTGGATTAAGCTTATACGATGATAGTCAGCCACTGTTTCAGCACCATCCTTCTTTGGCAGGAGAGCAACCAGTGCCATGTTTAGGGGTTTGAAATCACCTGCCAGGCGGTGGAACTGGTGGAAGGACGCAAGGATGTCGTGTTTGATCGTCGACCAGCAAGTTctgaagaaaacaccgttgaagccGTCAGGGCCCGGAGCTTTTTCCGGGGGCATGGCTTTTATGGAATTCCAAATCTCTTCTTCGGTGAAAGGGTTGTCCAGTCCCCCACCCTGAATTGATGGCAGCTGGAGCTCATTCCAATTGATCATTTTTGAGCAATCTTGCTTGGATCCGAGCAGGTTATTGAAGTGTTCAAAAATGCAATCTTCCTTGTCTTCATGAGCCGTGAGCACTCCATCACTTGTTTTTAGAGCAGCAACAAAGTTTTTGCGACGCCTTGAGTTTATCTTTGCATTGAAATTTTTTGTGTTTGCATCCCCCACTCGCAGCCACGTAACTCTGGATGCCTGTCTCTTTCGGACGCGCTCGATAGCAGCAAGACCAAGCAGTCTAGTTTTTAGTTTCTTCCTCAGTGCGAGTTCAAGTGGGGTCAGCAAATGGGTCTCTTGAGCGACGTCAAGGCGAAGAATGATTTTAGAAGCAATGTGGAACTGCAGTCTTGCATCACTGAAGTGTGTCTTGCTCCAAATTTTCAGATCTTTTGCTGTTCGCTAAAGTTTTAGTTTCAGCCTGACGAAAGCACAGGAGTGGTTGACTGGCCTGCTCCAAGCTCTGTCCACCGTCTCGTGAAAATGGGGGAATTTTGGCTAGAAAGATTCAAACCAGAACTTTTCTTTTTTCCTTGGGGAGGTGGCGTCCACGAGGAGGAGAGGGCAATGGTCAGAGCAAGCCGTAGAAGCGGCCATCAGGATAACTGATGAAAAAGGGCTTCCCAACTGATGTTACAGAAGAACTTGTCGATGCTCTCCAGGGTTGGTCTCTCTTGTTCATTGCTCCATGTAAATCTTCTGTTTTTGCATTTGATCTCTCTGAGTTCAGCTGAGTCAATGGCACTTCTGAATCTGCCCATGATTCTGCGGTTTATTCGGTCATTGTTCTTGTCTCTGGCTTTATAAATTGTGTTGAAATCTCCGTTAATCAGCCAAGGTTGTCCAGCTTGGGGGGCCGAGCTTCTTATTTCGGTCAGGAAATCATCTTTCCTCTCATCATCAGTTGGCCCGTAGACGGTAGTCAACAAGAAGGATTTGCTTGAAGCTTTGAGTCTAACTTGAGAAGTTATAGCAAACTGTCCAATTGCATGGGAGTTGATCTCCACAATATCAGGGTCCCAGAAGATGGCAGCACCCCCTCTAGTGTCAAGAGCAGGCAGCACAACGCAGTCTCTAGGTTTTGCACCGCTAACTTCTCTGGCCAAATCAGCAGTCGAGGTGGAGATTTTTGTTTCCTACAGACATAGGATACCAAGGCGATGGCAAGCAGCAATTTCAGCAACAGCGGCTCTTCTAGCTGGCGAATTCAGGCCCCAAACATTCCAAGAGAGAATTGGACAGAGGTTTTCAATCATGGGGACACCAAAGTTTCTCCGAAAGGTTTAATGAATTGATGATACTGAAACACGGGTACACTTCCAATCTACCAGGGGGGCGTCGGCGACCACCAATAGGCCCCAACTCTCGCCGGCGCCAGCTACTCGACGAACCACAGCTACAATTACAGAGCATCATTGGGAAACTAGATCCTAAATCTAACTAACAGAAGGTCAGCCACCGTCGGAGACTAGTACTAATGGAGACTACTAACATATGAAACTACTGGCCATCAGTAGCAGCTCCGTCAGGTCCAGCAAGGCCTGCAGCTACTTGGAGGGTCGCCTTGTCCAAGCGAGTGAGCTTGGCGATGCAGGCGAAGTCGTCGATGGTCAGGGGCTCCTTGAAGCGGCGGACGAGCACCTTGGCGGCCTCCGGGGTCATCTTGTGCTTTGGTCCCAGCATCCCCAGCTCCCGAACGATGCGGAATGCAGCGCGCTCAGCCACCGGGATCGAGCAGTTCATCAGCGCCTGCCTGGCGCTCTGACGCACAGGGGCGGAGGGGGCCCTTGTTCGAGACTTGGGTGGTGCAGACTTGCACGGCGGGGGCGTCTTGACGATTGGCGGTGGCAGGTCGATGAAGAGGGCGTGGTCCGGGGCCGCATTTTCCTCCAGTGTGATCGCCATGCCACTGACGCGTCGAGTGACCGCGCCCAGCTGCACCTCCAGCGTCGAGGAAGAAGGCTGCACTCGGAGGGCGAGGGGTGGGCTCGGTGCGGAGAAGACGAGTGGCGCGGAGAGCGTGGCCTCAATCGTGGCGTCAAGTTCGAACTGCATGCAGTCGACTCTGGGGGGCGTCTCGAGTGGCTGCTTGGCCTTGGCGAAGAAGTCGGCGATAGGGTTGACGGCGcagggtggaggtggaggcggggtCGCGGGGCACACCGACAGGGGCGGCGTGGCGCCGGAGGCGGCGAGGTCGTTGGAGCGCTTCTCATGGCGCCGCTCCAGACTGCAGCCACACTGCGTGCCGCCACGGTGACGCGGCGAAGGGGATCGGCTCCTACGCCTGGACCAGGAGGCATTCGCCACTGGTGTCTTGTCGATGGAGGCGCGGCCCCTGCCCAGCAGGGTGTCCTTCCAGGAGCGCCGCCCACCGCCCTGGCATCCGTTGTCGTCATGGTCGCGGCTCCGTCCGTGGAGAGTCAGGCCATGACAGCCAGATGACTCCACCCTCGGGGCCTGGCGGCGGCGACGCCCCTGGCCGTCCTCTACGCCCTTGTACCAGACGCCTGGGTCGATGTGAGGGAGGGGGGAGCCATCGTCTGAGTCGGAGGAGGGCAGCCCGCTCTGGCCGGAGTGGGAGGAGCGCGGCTAGTAGGAGGGCGCCCAATCCTTGACGCGGTTGACGTGGATCAGCAGGTCATAGCGCTTGACGTTTGGAGGGGGGGCACCTTGTGATCGGGTGGCGAGTAGCCCAGCATCTCTATCACCCGCCCGGCGCCGCGCTTGGTCACCCACAGGGTGCGTTTGGTCGGGATGTGAGCGACATCCCAAACCCACACCCAACAGGCAAACATCTTCGTGTGGTCGCGCTCGTAGGTTCGGTTGTCGAGGCGGTCGACGACGCAGAGGTCACCCAGGGCCTCCTCGGCACCCTTGATGGACCAGAAGTGCATCAGCAGCTTCTCGATGACGACCCGAACGTGCAAGTGGAGCTTCAGGAGCGCGGTGTGGTCGTTGTCGTGCTAGGGGGCGATGTTGAAGCGGATGCCATCAGGTGATGATGAAGCCGCGGGCCACTGCGTTGTCTCGCAGTGTCGGCAGGTCGAACTGGACGAAGAAGTCCTCGGGGTCGTGCTCCGTGACCCGCATCAGGTGCGGCGAGACGCGCACCTGCTCCTCGATGGCCTGCCCCACCATGAGCGGGTTGGTGATGCCCTTCCCACCGACGGCGGTGAGGGTGACAGCGTGGTGATGGAGGACAAAGACGGCATGGTCCATGGCTGGCGAGGAGATGACGACCTTGTTGCTCGAACAGGGGCGGCGCGAGGGGTCGACATGGGAGACGCAACCGCTGGAAGCCATGGTGACGGGCGGCGAGTGGGGTGGTGGTggagggggtggggggtggggaagCGGATGCGGCTATGGACTGACTTGGGGGGATGCCGGGGGCCGAGCCGCTCTTTGGCAGAGCCACCCCGGCCTTTGTTTCTTGGGTTCTGCGGGCACTACTTGCCGGAGTGTCCCTGACGCTTGCAAATGATGCAGCGGAAGGGATCTCTGCAATCTTTGCGGCGGTGGTGTGAGCTGAGGCATCGGAAGCAGAGGCCATCGAACCTCTTTAAGAAGGCGAGCCGGCCCGGGTCGGAGTGGGGCGGCCGTCGGTGGGTATGTGCCTGTGCGTGCTGGGGCGAGGCAAGGACCGCCAGATCTGAGGAGCGACGCCGGTTCTTCCGGGACGAGACGGTTGTCCATCCACCGTCCATGCCAGAAACAGAAGCGCTGACAGGGGAGGGAGGAGCAACCACAAGAGACTTAAGGCGGGGACGCCCCATTTGGTTTGGCACGGTCAGATCCGCCGGGCTGGACGGGGCGGCCGCGCTGGATCCCTCGCCCTGGAGCAGTAAACGCGGCGCAATAGCCGGATCTGGCGCTGACCGacgcggggtcggggcggcgaccgGCACAGCGGATGGACCGCCAGATCGAGCCAGGTTAGGCACGGATGCGGGTGTGCCCCATCCTGCGCGCCCCCCGAAGAGGAGGAGCGGGAGTGGGCGCGGGAGCGACCCATGGACCGATGGGGTGGCGCCGGTGCCGCGAGCGGGCAGCGACGGGGGCTGGTGGCCGCCGCGGGCCGGAGTGgccggcgacgggagcggagcggaGCGTGGGAGTGGAATCCTTACAGGTTTGCTGCTCCGATTGTGGGCAGTGCGGTATACTGTTTCCGGCCGGAAATCATTCATGGCGATGGAGCCGACAGAGGACATTGAGTTCCTCTGGAAGTGGCGCAATTACCTGCTGCTGCTCGCCACGCTAGTCGCCAGCGTCACCTACGGTGCTGGTCTCAAGCGCGGACGCCGAGGAGGACAAGTACATCAAGGAGCGGCGCAAGTTCCTGGTGCTGCTTGCCATCTTCGCGACGCCGCTGACGTATGCCGCCAGGCTAACGCCGCCGGGTGGCTTCTGAAGCGAGAATGGGAACGAGCACCGCGCCAGCGCCCCACTGCTGCACGCCTGCACCACGCATTCTTCTACGCCACCGCCAACTCCTTCGTCGCCTCCCTCGCCATCATCATTGTCggaggtttggtgcgacatatgccaacggatggcttatcatggtgggggcgagtagaacgtcgccggtgcctggaaactggatgaggcaaagacatgcacgccggcgaatcttacccagcttcagggctctccggggagataacacccctactgctactctgcggggtctccgcatgatcactatggccaagtgttacacggttgctcctagagctgttttctaGTGGTATGATCTAGAACTAccgggatccaaccctttgcatgggtgccatgggggggtttatataggcctacccccagcggTACAAAGGTAATTCGACTGGGTGTTGGCCCAGCTGTCAGTGCCTCTGACCTCCGACTTCTccaccgactactggggcccgccgactggtgggtcccgccgactggtc
It encodes:
- the LOC119300566 gene encoding uncharacterized protein LOC119300566, which codes for MATRWTKARKRWSPDIAKNCYPMYHQQFEILDEAEVTWNPWTQDQLKMIFDARHFTPGMLTDSAFWLTRCNLLFLWCVEPYNPERVMRQFGLYQEIPPPFPRRIDEETHKLTNMGRGWSLYDWREENSEWVHKWTNEALADIVRQLRPYDGSTDQAYKQWYCMNTRASLASQPATIPTHLTQEEQARRHVELHAAYYRDHLLENVNEVGQMATDSMPAQGPYRKTFQKLLQQFVAKKFRCGRGDDVATGAYMPVARSARPSAAPSSRPSEARTSHEQWGEGPSTRTTLPRHDSSLPLHRSSSMQLRQGQTSQDHGTGLDSMPEQFLSPNPYAYTGYDAYTQGEGSQPFLSTRGIPMPEETRVPDLNQHQVQWPDSIGEGYAQDTPDVNWGDENTQRGVNTGLRGASHDHGVNTGLRGASHDLGDTVTSLVTEFFGGDVIGPSFIPPESQPYAYNYASVCSPPGIVAMEPTEDIEFLWKWRKYLLLLATLVASVTYGAGLNPPGGVWSKDHDGGNTPQQRPGAVNPPAPPSLAVSPAPAVYPFRVGDPVLVSTYSARYTAFFYCNATAFVASLVIIMFLLDRRLSGNRVGLTVLRSAMLLDLLALMAAFAAGSCRSVPGSIYVSLLFAVVFVYVAIHLRVASRTEAPAADAEEKRRLKEQRKFLLLLATFATPLAYGAGLAPPGGFWSETQDMHRAGAPLLHDGPYKIRYHIFFYANANSFVASLAIIMLLMSRTLSDRLVRSKALLVCVLGELLGLMIAYAAGSCRWIPTTVYIVSLVGAVAIYIVLVSAFGLDAIEEWRKKLVACVGLGPKGDGQEVAARTINIGARQEVAARTINIEEKLEQTRSLVLLLATLAATVTYQAGLSPPGGVWPEGHQNRIAGNPVLHDMHLKRYMAFYHCNTAAFVASVVVIIIVQSKVLSTVWGAMLLKTAMILDLFGLMGAYVAGSCRDPTTTIFVAALAVAVFLYTMAKVVGKQSWLARWVQRMLVALLPPELPRKGGGDAPQVINLPDEPSQQGGEAPQEAFHVIHNPDESSRQGEEAAHVPAAAVVHLGGESFRQRGEEATQGAAQVPPLGSERILEEKKLERKRKFLLQLAILAATVTYQTGLNPPGGFWTESNGDKLVTAGDPILLDYYGVRYQVFFYCNAAGFMASVTVILLLVNQTLSKPGIRTKALYVCVMVGLLGLMGAYAAGSCRKLRTSIYVFALVAAVVAFLILEILLHWLGRRGWSKCLPKCLTRLFETLSTGPGGGSKNKSDQEVITTVDKLESEDYEKRKYLMVLGILAASVTYQAGLAPPGGTWGDDDTASSSPLPSPSAHPPTVAGNPILLDFNAARYQAFFYCNATSFVASVVVILMLLQRTTKKQQPGAPLRALQTAVVLDLLGLLGAYAAGSCRDWETSSYVIALVAAVVVFTLIYVLLSFNVVRAKAEELTVWKYFSQKGLNYSGARNDHDQPAGNGV